From the genome of Methanobrevibacter smithii ATCC 35061, one region includes:
- a CDS encoding right-handed parallel beta-helix repeat-containing protein, with protein MNFKLKILFLGLLLVLCVNSVSAADSLNNMTLNDDVLLDGSDYVVGETILIDHDVSIAAKDHSTISAENNNVIFNVSSNAKLTLSNLNLTNANGVKGGAIYNNGVLVLNNCTFVNNKATFGGAIYNNGTMILNNCTFEFNIASVSGGAIYNLQDDLTIHDSTFIGNYAKIKNGILQGGAIANYANNLTVDNCSFVKNHLFNTNWYKNGKMYGGAIYNSGNNLIVKNSKFNGNYIYGYTDSMNKHVDLSDKYGGAVYSNADISAFLNNEFDSNEIYSMLSSYVTKKVYLSNKGIASAIAAYNKVIIINNTFSNNSAACPPINIDNGERCIILNNTFINNNARSLAQSIKMDGNNTFIAGNTFYRDENATDKGYFENPDYWEVYEILIDGGVNNTISYNYFENSNGIHYLNSFGEDKTANLTISNNVFNNSKKSVFVEHINNVDITSNVFINSNYAISTYTGRHINIKNNYFYGGGSDNSSRKGYIDINSHFTDISGNVFRKIGTEDSFGPVIYIKVRDNITIAGNAFIENTVAHGNGIISSLFGGFYYIDGITDVDGPLGNVEVNHNYFANNSLNDGAIFESRASKINIEHNIIENNDGLIILANETYYKTQYMNFTKNQIKDFTGDIMDYSYFYNSKNFDGSANEEYTGDSTSFLDKIFDFVKNLWDEYVKGKNSVKDPNNVDTNKNTTSSGSDVADNTDDSRDDIKSNSTDSSGDSDVGDSLDKSHYSAKNSLSESESNVGDSSSGLSSDSSSPEVHELEKSNVSKDIADDNYLIWIVLVIVVIFALLAIGYNKR; from the coding sequence TTGAATTTTAAATTAAAGATTTTGTTTTTAGGATTGTTACTGGTTTTATGTGTCAATTCAGTTTCTGCTGCCGATTCTTTGAATAATATGACTTTAAATGATGATGTTTTATTGGATGGGTCTGATTATGTTGTTGGTGAAACTATTTTGATTGATCATGATGTTTCAATTGCTGCTAAGGATCATTCCACTATTTCAGCGGAAAATAATAATGTTATTTTCAATGTTTCTTCAAATGCAAAGTTAACTTTATCTAATCTGAATCTGACTAATGCCAATGGAGTAAAAGGTGGAGCTATTTACAATAACGGTGTTTTGGTATTAAATAATTGTACTTTTGTGAATAATAAAGCAACTTTTGGGGGAGCTATTTATAATAATGGAACAATGATTTTAAATAATTGTACTTTTGAATTTAATATTGCTTCAGTTAGTGGTGGAGCTATATATAATCTTCAGGATGATTTAACTATTCATGATTCAACTTTCATTGGAAATTATGCAAAAATTAAAAATGGTATTTTACAGGGAGGAGCAATAGCTAATTATGCTAATAATTTAACTGTTGACAACTGTTCTTTTGTTAAAAATCATCTGTTTAATACTAACTGGTATAAAAACGGAAAAATGTATGGTGGAGCTATTTATAATTCCGGAAACAATTTAATAGTTAAAAATTCTAAATTTAATGGAAATTATATTTATGGATATACTGACAGCATGAATAAACATGTGGATTTATCTGATAAATATGGTGGGGCTGTTTACTCAAATGCAGATATTTCAGCTTTTTTAAATAATGAATTTGATTCTAATGAAATATATTCCATGTTGTCTTCATATGTTACTAAAAAAGTATACTTAAGCAATAAAGGTATAGCCAGTGCTATTGCAGCATATAATAAAGTAATTATAATTAACAACACCTTTTCAAATAATTCTGCAGCCTGCCCGCCTATAAATATTGACAATGGTGAAAGATGCATTATATTAAACAATACTTTTATTAATAATAATGCAAGATCTCTTGCACAGTCCATAAAGATGGATGGAAATAATACTTTTATTGCAGGCAATACTTTTTATAGGGATGAAAATGCTACTGATAAAGGTTATTTTGAAAATCCTGATTACTGGGAAGTATATGAAATTTTAATTGATGGAGGTGTAAATAATACAATTTCTTATAATTATTTTGAAAATTCCAATGGAATTCATTATCTCAATTCATTTGGTGAGGATAAAACTGCCAATTTAACTATTAGCAATAATGTGTTTAACAATTCCAAGAAGTCTGTTTTTGTAGAACATATAAATAATGTGGATATAACTTCAAATGTATTTATAAATTCAAATTATGCTATTAGTACTTACACTGGAAGACATATTAATATTAAAAATAATTATTTCTATGGTGGAGGTTCAGATAACAGCTCCCGTAAGGGGTATATTGATATAAACTCTCATTTCACAGATATTTCCGGAAATGTTTTTAGAAAAATAGGTACTGAAGACAGTTTTGGCCCTGTTATTTATATTAAGGTAAGAGATAATATTACAATTGCAGGTAATGCATTCATTGAAAATACTGTTGCTCATGGTAATGGAATTATTTCTTCATTGTTTGGAGGATTTTATTATATTGATGGTATAACTGATGTTGATGGTCCTTTAGGTAATGTTGAAGTTAATCATAATTATTTTGCAAACAATTCCCTTAATGACGGTGCAATATTTGAGTCAAGAGCTTCAAAAATTAATATTGAACATAATATCATTGAAAATAATGATGGTTTAATAATTTTAGCTAATGAAACATACTACAAAACCCAATATATGAATTTTACTAAAAATCAGATTAAAGATTTTACTGGCGATATAATGGATTATAGCTACTTCTATAATTCTAAAAATTTTGATGGTTCAGCTAATGAAGAATATACTGGGGACAGCACCTCATTTTTAGATAAAATATTTGATTTTGTTAAGAATTTATGGGATGAGTATGTCAAAGGTAAAAATTCTGTTAAAGATCCAAATAATGTAGATACTAATAAAAACACAACCAGTTCAGGTTCTGATGTTGCTGATAATACTGATGATTCAAGAGATGATATTAAAAGTAATTCTACAGATTCCAGTGGAGATTCCGATGTTGGTGATAGTTTAGATAAATCACATTATTCTGCTAAGAATAGCCTTAGTGAATCTGAATCAAATGTGGGTGATAGTTCATCCGGTTTGAGTAGTGATTCTTCTTCACCTGAAGTTCATGAACTTGAAAAATCCAATGTTTCTAAAGATATTGCTGATGATAATTATCTGATTTGGATTGTTTTGGTTATTGTAGTTATATTTGCATTATTGGCTATCGGATATAATAAAAGATAA
- a CDS encoding nucleotidyltransferase family protein produces the protein MSLTEDILRRDEELFFNDLNITSETLDNNSETKLVADFTEYNPLHNGHFHCMKVAKSQVPDALFVAIVPGLFERSGRGIPYILPREIRAKIAISVGADIVVEGPPMGIMGSGQYSLSLAKMFKALNTDYIPRGYKEVPNFDLIMDRISKGHWVAPKPYKIIDKTVNEVLLRDKLEEDNYVIASFSNSLSKINFDYENKFIFVKRIEGVSGTLIRQSIVENNFDKVKDMMPDKTIEVLKHEIANDNLIYNVRDEEAILNTANTFDFDTLASLNMFNERLANTIFNNAPFDNVDEVQKVIGRGFSTHFSERILSILEVPISKKVISEYIENYPAKIRVLDYKNSEVLEKFRKKVNNEIELFH, from the coding sequence ATGTCATTAACTGAAGATATTCTTAGGCGTGATGAGGAATTATTTTTCAATGATTTGAATATAACTTCCGAAACTTTGGACAACAATTCTGAAACGAAATTGGTTGCTGACTTTACTGAGTATAATCCTTTACATAATGGTCATTTTCATTGCATGAAAGTTGCAAAGTCACAAGTTCCTGATGCATTATTTGTAGCTATTGTGCCTGGGCTCTTTGAGCGAAGTGGGAGAGGTATTCCATATATACTTCCACGTGAAATTAGGGCAAAAATAGCCATTTCAGTAGGTGCAGATATTGTTGTTGAAGGTCCGCCTATGGGAATTATGGGCTCCGGCCAGTATTCTCTGTCATTGGCCAAGATGTTTAAAGCTTTAAACACGGATTATATTCCGAGAGGTTATAAAGAAGTTCCAAATTTTGATTTAATAATGGATAGAATATCTAAAGGCCATTGGGTAGCTCCAAAACCTTATAAAATAATTGATAAAACAGTTAATGAAGTTCTTCTGAGAGACAAACTTGAAGAGGATAATTATGTTATAGCTTCTTTTTCAAATTCTTTAAGTAAAATCAACTTTGATTATGAAAACAAGTTCATTTTTGTAAAACGGATTGAAGGTGTAAGCGGAACTCTGATTAGGCAGTCTATTGTTGAAAATAACTTTGATAAAGTTAAGGATATGATGCCTGACAAAACAATTGAAGTTTTGAAACATGAAATAGCTAATGATAATCTAATTTATAATGTCAGAGATGAGGAAGCTATTTTAAATACTGCAAATACTTTTGATTTTGACACTTTAGCTAGTTTAAACATGTTTAATGAAAGATTGGCCAACACTATTTTCAATAATGCTCCTTTTGATAATGTTGATGAAGTTCAAAAAGTCATTGGAAGAGGTTTTTCAACACATTTCAGTGAAAGAATACTAAGCATTTTAGAAGTTCCTATTTCTAAAAAGGTAATTTCAGAATATATTGAAAATTATCCTGCAAAAATTAGAGTGTTGGATTATAAAAACAGTGAAGTTTTAGAAAAATTTAGAAAAAAAGTAAATAATGAAATTGAATTATTTCATTAA
- the pyrC gene encoding dihydroorotase, protein MDTIIENCKLINKTGNFNVGIKNGKIAKISKIPFEGGKKIDIKGNLLLPGFIDPHVHFRDPGLTQKEDFKTGSESAANGGFTTVIDMPNTIPKTNTYDALKEKIAIADEKSIVNYELQAGWNTLEEMEKIISLNPIAFKVFMDLEDNETLEQIFKDLGTLKESTPYNGLVAVHCENKAIINEETNKLKQKEENIPLDYSYARPAKAEDESVKQAIELARKNNLNLHICHLSSKKSLNLARKNNVSYEFTPHHLLLDNSAYNTYGTMIKTNPPLREAKYKINISDIDENTIIGTDHAPHTLEDKNQGVWSSSPGIPALETVVPLLLTQVNRGNLDLKLIPKILSKNAAKLYNLKNKGSIAIGKDADFTVIDLKKEGKINIENFKTKAQYSPFDGQEYAGEAVMTIINGKIVANKL, encoded by the coding sequence ATGGACACCATAATAGAAAACTGTAAGCTAATCAATAAAACAGGAAATTTCAATGTTGGAATTAAAAATGGAAAAATAGCCAAAATATCAAAAATACCATTTGAAGGCGGTAAAAAAATTGACATTAAAGGAAATTTACTTCTCCCAGGTTTTATTGACCCCCATGTTCATTTTAGAGACCCCGGACTAACACAAAAAGAAGATTTCAAAACCGGCAGTGAAAGTGCGGCTAATGGAGGATTTACAACAGTTATAGACATGCCAAATACCATCCCTAAAACAAACACCTACGATGCACTAAAAGAAAAAATAGCTATAGCTGATGAAAAAAGCATTGTAAATTACGAGCTTCAGGCAGGATGGAACACTTTAGAAGAAATGGAAAAAATAATCAGCTTAAACCCAATAGCTTTTAAAGTGTTTATGGATCTGGAAGATAATGAAACTTTAGAGCAAATATTTAAAGATTTGGGAACTTTAAAAGAAAGCACCCCATATAACGGTCTTGTAGCAGTACATTGTGAAAATAAAGCCATCATAAATGAAGAAACCAATAAATTAAAACAAAAAGAAGAAAATATCCCTCTTGACTACAGCTATGCCAGACCTGCAAAAGCAGAAGATGAATCTGTAAAACAGGCTATTGAATTAGCCCGTAAAAATAATTTAAACTTGCATATTTGTCATTTAAGCTCTAAAAAATCTCTAAATTTAGCCAGAAAAAATAATGTAAGCTATGAATTTACACCACATCATTTACTGTTAGACAACAGTGCATACAATACTTACGGCACTATGATAAAAACGAATCCTCCATTAAGAGAAGCTAAATATAAAATAAACATAAGCGATATTGATGAAAACACAATTATCGGAACTGATCATGCACCACATACATTAGAAGATAAAAATCAGGGAGTATGGAGTTCTTCACCGGGAATTCCTGCATTGGAAACTGTAGTTCCACTCTTATTGACACAGGTAAACCGAGGAAATCTTGACTTGAAACTGATTCCAAAAATATTATCCAAAAATGCTGCTAAACTTTACAATTTAAAAAATAAAGGATCAATAGCTATCGGAAAAGATGCTGATTTTACAGTTATTGATTTGAAAAAAGAAGGTAAAATCAATATTGAAAATTTCAAAACAAAAGCACAGTATTCACCATTTGACGGTCAGGAATATGCTGGAGAAGCAGTAATGACTATAATAAATGGTAAAATAGTAGCAAATAAATTATAA
- a CDS encoding right-handed parallel beta-helix repeat-containing protein, whose amino-acid sequence MNFKYLIFLCLMFIVSMGAVSAADDVNSTFNANIDVNDVPVDSVIIDNPIYTNNAKEYTITNDNYGNYFDNETGDALEEAPFNNGDILKIDNVSDKYFVINKNLTIMPAGDNITLKNVGFNFVPGSEGSVVNGLTIDNNVGKWSNNDAIQLVPILIQHAKDITVINSYIHSSAASVPAINGAIYMMNASYCNIRNNTISQSSGKTPIQIVSSSYNNMTDNKIYSKASNVIFIGMGFNTYSVAGISEFNIFKNNIINGTTGISSAGCYAIKLQGNSKQNKLVGQNTFIGNVISNAFVGVNAVADVGEVVIINNTFVNIKTGIDVSTNVVGGGIVVKGNSINVSNIGISLKKGYGIIENNTIDAVGDGIQLAANAKNITVDNNVIISGKNYAVSVAGTTGTNTSITNNYIISKDYYGNGAVTSKSNDTIIENNTPAGASINADISAIINKNATIKIDVLPFDANGNVTIKFNGKSETINFNASQTIVYDLGVLGVGDYEVTVIYNGNAKYNATNITKTFSIGKISDYNVTLNTTDVVAGENSTLVIILPEDATGVVNVTVGKDSYKANVTDGVASVKINSLIAGDYKVNVTYSGDKTYEVSNNVFNLAVNPMKVNLNISDVVMFYRDGTRMAAILTDIKGNPIANATLYFTINGQTYKKTTDANGTASLGINLVSKIYNATVSYNGSDIYDKLSKNITVTVNPTILANDTVLMYKDGTEFVAKFLDKTGKALANTSVKFNINGVFYTKTTDAEGIAKLGIRLRPGAYILTAYNDITGEEKGFDVTVKSLIAANDLTKYYMNASRFEATIYNKDGTLAINKNVTFNINGVFYHKTTDENGVASLGIALRPGNYIITTIVDDLAMGNNVNVLPTLVTSDLSMKYLDGSSFTAQALDGQGNPLANQNVSFNVNGVFYHKVTDKDGIASLNIRLMAGQYIITSYWNSFQVGNTIKIA is encoded by the coding sequence ATGAATTTTAAGTATTTAATATTTTTATGTTTGATGTTTATTGTTTCAATGGGTGCAGTAAGTGCTGCAGATGATGTTAACAGCACTTTCAATGCAAATATTGATGTAAATGATGTGCCTGTTGATTCAGTTATTATTGATAATCCTATTTATACAAATAATGCAAAGGAATACACAATAACAAATGACAATTATGGAAATTATTTTGATAATGAAACTGGTGATGCATTAGAAGAGGCTCCTTTTAATAATGGAGATATTTTAAAAATTGATAATGTGTCTGATAAATATTTTGTAATAAATAAAAATTTAACTATCATGCCTGCGGGAGATAATATTACCTTGAAAAATGTAGGGTTTAATTTTGTTCCTGGAAGTGAAGGTTCTGTTGTAAATGGGTTAACTATTGACAATAATGTTGGCAAATGGAGTAATAATGATGCTATACAATTAGTACCTATTTTAATTCAGCATGCTAAAGATATAACCGTTATTAATTCTTATATTCATTCATCAGCAGCTTCTGTTCCAGCAATTAACGGGGCGATTTATATGATGAATGCTTCTTATTGTAATATCAGGAACAATACCATTTCTCAATCTTCAGGTAAAACTCCAATACAGATTGTTTCATCAAGTTATAATAATATGACTGATAATAAAATATATTCTAAAGCTTCAAATGTTATTTTTATAGGAATGGGTTTCAATACTTATAGTGTAGCTGGTATTAGTGAATTCAACATATTTAAAAACAACATCATAAATGGAACTACTGGTATAAGTTCTGCGGGGTGTTATGCAATTAAGTTGCAGGGCAATTCCAAGCAGAATAAACTCGTTGGTCAGAATACTTTTATAGGTAATGTCATATCTAATGCATTTGTAGGTGTTAATGCTGTGGCAGATGTTGGGGAAGTAGTTATAATTAATAACACTTTTGTTAATATTAAAACAGGAATTGATGTGTCCACTAATGTTGTTGGTGGGGGTATAGTTGTTAAAGGCAACTCTATAAATGTATCTAATATTGGTATTTCACTTAAAAAAGGATATGGTATAATTGAAAATAACACAATTGATGCTGTTGGAGATGGAATTCAACTTGCTGCAAATGCAAAAAATATTACTGTAGACAATAATGTGATTATTTCCGGTAAAAATTATGCAGTATCTGTTGCAGGTACTACAGGTACCAATACATCCATAACTAACAATTATATTATTTCTAAAGACTATTATGGAAATGGTGCGGTTACTTCAAAAAGCAACGATACAATAATAGAAAACAACACTCCTGCTGGTGCTTCAATCAATGCAGATATATCTGCTATCATAAATAAAAATGCTACAATCAAAATTGATGTTTTACCATTTGATGCTAATGGTAATGTAACTATTAAGTTTAATGGAAAATCTGAAACTATTAATTTCAACGCTTCACAAACTATTGTTTATGATTTGGGAGTTTTAGGTGTTGGAGATTATGAGGTTACTGTAATTTATAATGGCAATGCTAAATATAATGCAACCAACATTACTAAAACTTTTTCAATTGGCAAAATTTCTGATTATAATGTAACTTTAAACACTACTGATGTTGTCGCCGGTGAAAATTCAACTCTTGTTATAATTTTACCTGAAGATGCAACTGGTGTTGTCAATGTTACTGTTGGAAAAGATTCATACAAAGCAAATGTAACTGATGGAGTAGCTAGTGTAAAAATCAACTCTTTAATTGCTGGTGATTATAAAGTAAATGTTACATATTCAGGAGATAAAACTTATGAAGTTTCAAATAATGTATTTAATTTAGCTGTTAATCCAATGAAAGTTAATTTAAATATTTCTGATGTTGTAATGTTCTATCGTGATGGAACAAGAATGGCAGCTATTTTAACTGATATTAAAGGCAATCCTATAGCTAATGCAACATTATACTTTACAATTAACGGTCAAACATATAAGAAAACTACTGATGCTAATGGAACTGCTTCTTTAGGCATTAATTTAGTATCAAAAATATATAATGCAACTGTTTCTTATAATGGTTCAGATATTTATGATAAGCTCTCTAAAAACATTACTGTAACTGTCAATCCAACTATTTTAGCTAATGATACTGTTTTAATGTATAAGGACGGCACTGAGTTTGTTGCAAAATTCTTGGATAAAACCGGAAAAGCATTAGCTAATACTTCAGTTAAATTCAACATCAATGGGGTGTTCTACACTAAAACTACTGATGCTGAGGGTATTGCTAAATTAGGTATTAGGTTGAGGCCTGGAGCTTATATTTTAACTGCTTATAATGATATAACTGGTGAAGAAAAAGGATTTGATGTAACTGTCAAATCTTTAATTGCAGCTAATGATTTAACTAAATATTATATGAATGCATCAAGATTTGAAGCAACTATCTACAATAAAGATGGAACTTTAGCTATCAATAAAAATGTAACTTTCAATATTAACGGTGTATTCTATCACAAAACTACTGATGAAAATGGTGTAGCTAGTTTAGGTATTGCTTTAAGACCTGGAAATTACATTATTACTACTATTGTTGATGATTTGGCTATGGGTAATAATGTAAATGTATTGCCGACTTTAGTAACAAGTGATCTCTCTATGAAATACCTTGACGGCAGCAGTTTTACTGCTCAAGCATTAGACGGTCAAGGCAATCCATTAGCTAATCAGAATGTATCATTTAATGTAAATGGTGTATTCTATCACAAAGTAACTGATAAAGATGGTATTGCATCATTGAATATAAGGTTAATGGCTGGACAATATATTATTACTTCATATTGGAACAGTTTCCAAGTGGGAAACACTATAAAAATAGCTTAA
- a CDS encoding 4Fe-4S binding protein, which translates to MIVFNEDGCIRCGACEGTCPTSAIDVTPTSIIHCDTCGGEPKCADVCPEGALKVETYSIAEGAEEQIRLVFNSTLCNSCGKCEEACPQDTIKLTGNDLMEVEGFCVMCQKCVDICPVDVIGIPGIVEPKGEVIDLDGKGSIYINDCVGCGTCVDPCPVSAITLDEIGGTISIADDVCIKCGLCSQTCPWNAVFIAEKKPAKRAKTINAFDLELSKCIGCNTCVEACPGDFIKANSANLSVLIPDACAACQLCVKLCPTDALSMDVEWAEGVPADTEGLGYDAEKCDFVGACANKCPTEAIRVVTKTGMLCPALEETDAEPSFASCIRCGACAAVCSNDALSVGSIEKVIDGETVTRDRIEFNPYKCNECGDCIEACPYNMLHATGNEKFPIMGFCTLCGQCIDACPKHALYDV; encoded by the coding sequence ATGATAGTATTTAATGAAGATGGCTGTATTAGGTGCGGTGCTTGTGAAGGTACCTGCCCAACCTCAGCTATTGATGTAACACCTACTTCCATTATTCACTGTGATACTTGTGGAGGAGAACCAAAATGTGCTGATGTTTGTCCTGAAGGCGCATTAAAAGTAGAAACATATTCTATTGCAGAAGGTGCTGAAGAGCAAATAAGGTTAGTATTCAATTCTACTTTATGTAATTCCTGTGGTAAATGTGAAGAAGCTTGTCCACAAGACACTATTAAACTCACTGGAAACGATTTAATGGAAGTTGAAGGTTTCTGTGTAATGTGTCAAAAATGTGTAGACATCTGTCCTGTTGATGTAATTGGTATTCCAGGTATTGTAGAACCTAAAGGTGAAGTTATTGACCTTGACGGTAAAGGATCTATTTACATTAATGATTGTGTAGGTTGTGGAACCTGTGTAGATCCATGTCCTGTTAGTGCAATTACTCTTGATGAAATTGGAGGAACCATTTCAATAGCTGATGATGTTTGTATTAAATGTGGTTTATGTTCACAAACTTGTCCTTGGAATGCAGTATTCATTGCTGAGAAAAAACCTGCAAAACGTGCTAAAACCATTAATGCTTTCGATTTAGAATTATCTAAATGTATCGGATGTAATACTTGTGTTGAAGCATGTCCTGGAGACTTTATCAAAGCTAATTCTGCAAACTTGTCAGTTTTAATTCCAGATGCATGTGCTGCATGTCAATTATGTGTAAAACTCTGTCCTACTGATGCATTAAGTATGGATGTTGAATGGGCTGAAGGAGTTCCTGCAGATACTGAAGGATTAGGCTATGATGCTGAAAAATGTGACTTTGTTGGTGCATGTGCTAATAAATGTCCTACTGAAGCAATTCGTGTAGTAACCAAAACTGGTATGTTATGTCCTGCATTAGAAGAAACAGATGCTGAACCATCTTTTGCAAGCTGTATTAGATGTGGAGCATGTGCTGCAGTTTGTTCAAATGATGCTTTATCTGTTGGTTCAATAGAAAAAGTTATTGATGGCGAAACTGTAACCAGAGACAGAATAGAATTTAACCCATACAAATGTAACGAATGTGGTGACTGTATCGAAGCATGTCCATATAATATGCTCCATGCAACAGGTAATGAAAAATTCCCAATTATGGGATTCTGTACCTTATGTGGTCAATGTATTGATGCATGTCCTAAACACGCTTTATATGATGTATAG